Below is a window of Sediminispirochaeta bajacaliforniensis DSM 16054 DNA.
CTTCATTCACATCCTGCGTGCGCTCAAGCACGAGGAAACCCTGGACCTCTATCTTGTCGGGGTACTGCCGGAATATCAATCCATGGGAATTCCCGCCCTGCTGATCTACGAAATTCTGAAAACCAGCATGGAACGAGGCATCAAATGGGCAGAAACCACTGCAGAACTTGAGGACAACCATAGGGTCCAGGAGCTTTGGAGCATGTTCGAACGCCGCCAGCATAAGGCGCGGAGAATCTATAGAAAGCTTCTCACCTAATTATGAGATGCCCTCTACACTCCGAGTTCGTCACGGGTTTTTGCCACTCTGGAAATCAAACCGTAATCAACGGCCTCTGTTCCATTGAGCCAGTAATCACGATCGGTCTCTTTTTCGACCTTATCGAGGTCCCTGCCCGTCTCCTCACTGATGAGTTGGTTGATCCTGATCCGCAGTTTTTGAAGCTCCCGGGCATGAATCTCTATCTCGGTGGCAACACCGCGAATCCCGGAAAGGGGCTGATGAATCAGATAATGGCTGTTGGGCAGACCGATGCGGTGCTCTACAGGGGCTGCCAAAAGAATAATGGCTGCGGCACTGGCAACC
It encodes the following:
- a CDS encoding ATP-dependent Clp protease proteolytic subunit — translated: MRDSIFRIEEEENDTNDAKKGGPDPLMEKMMETRTIILSGEINKELAERVVRQLILLEAQSDDPIKVFIDSPGGDADAGFAIFDMMRFIKPDVYTIGMGLVASAAAIILLAAPVEHRIGLPNSHYLIHQPLSGIRGVATEIEIHARELQKLRIRINQLISEETGRDLDKVEKETDRDYWLNGTEAVDYGLISRVAKTRDELGV